In bacterium, the genomic window AAAGCGGCACCTTCAACGGGAACCCGATCGGGATGATCGCCGGGCTCGCCACCCTGCGCCAGCTCACACCGGCCGTCTACGACCGCCTCAACGGGATGGGCGATGATCTCCGCCGCCGCCTCAGGGAGCTGTTTGCGCGCAAGGGCGTTCCGGCGCAGGTGACGGGGATGGGGTCGCTCCTGAACCTCCACTTTTCCGGCGTAGAGGTCACGGACTTCCGGACGATGCGCACGGGGGACGGCGGACGGCTTCGGCAGGTGTTCTTCGGCCTCCTCAACGAGGGTATCTACCTCGCTCCGCGCGGCATGGCGTGTCTCTCGACCGCGATGGGCGATGAGGAGATCCTCGCGTTCGTGCGCGCCACCGAACGGGCGCTTGAAACCTGAGCACGCCTGCGATGGTGCTCGCACGTCTCGATCGGATCACGGTGTCGGTCATCCAGCATCGCTTCGTCGCGATCGTCGCGGAGATGGGAGAGGCGATGCTGCGGACCGCCTACTCCCAGATCTTGAACTCGAGCCGGGACTTTTCGACCGCCCTCACCGATGGAGAGGGACGGTTGGTGGCTCAGGCCGAGCACGTCCCGATCCATGTGGGCGCGCTTCCCTGGGCCGTGCGGTCTGTGGCGGAGTATTTCTCGGGCCGCATCCGGCCGGGCGATCTCTATCTGCTGAATGACCCGTACCACGGGGGCAACCACCTTCCCGACCTCACCGTGCTGCTGCCGGTGTTCGCGGACGGCTGCCTGCTCTTCTGGTCCATCAATCGGGCGCACCAGAGCGATATCGGGGGATCCACCCACGGCGCCTATAACCCGGGCGCGACGGAGATCTGGCAGGAAGGGATCCGCGTCCCCCCGCTCAAGCTCTACGACGCCGGGGATCTTCGCGACGACGTCATGCAGATGATCGCCCTGAACGTGCGCCATTCGCGCGACTTCCTCGGCGATCTCCGGGCGTCGATGGGCTCGGCCCGGCTCGGCGAGCGCCGGCTGCTCCGGTTGGTGGCCGAGTACGGGGCCGAATGCGTGTCGGCCGCCGTCGAGGAGATCCTCGACGGGACCGAGCGGCAGACCCGCGCCTGCATCCGCTCCTGGAAGAACGGCGTGTACCGGGGCGAGGCGATCCTCGACGACGACGGCCACGGCGCCCGGGACATCGCCGTCCGAGCGACCGTCACCAAGGCGGACAGCGCGCTGATCATCGATCTGACCGAGAGCGCCCCTCAGGTCGCGGGGTTCGTCAACTCGTCCTATCCGAACACGATGTCGGCCGTGTTCATGGCGCTCGCGTACCTCATCGATCCCGACATCCCGAAGAACGACGGCACGGTTCGCCCGGTGACAGTGCGGGCGAAGCAGGGCACCGTGGTGTGGCCGCACGCCCCGGCGCCGGTGACGCTGTCCACCAACCACTGCGGCCAGGAGATCGGCGAGGCCATCATCAAGGCGCTGGCGGGCGCCTGTCCCGAGCGGGCGGTCGCCGGGTGGTCCCGGCGGTTCAGGATTGCGCTCCGGGGCGTCGACCCTCGGACCGGGCGGCCCTTTATCTGGCACATGTTCCATGCCCGCGGCGGCGGCGGTGCCTCCGCCGCGGGCGACGGGTGGCCCACCGCCGGCGAGGGGCAGGCCGCCGGGGGCATCAAGTTCGGGAGCGTCGAGGTGACCGAGGTCCGGTTTCCGCTGTTTCTCCGCCGGCACGAGTTCCGGCCCGATTCGGGCGGCGCGGGGAAGTTTCGCGGCGGAGTTGGATCGGTACTGGAGATGCGGGCCGACGTCACGGCCCCTGCGGTTGCGAACACCGCCGGCGATGGCGTGCGGCACGCCCCCTACGGGCTCTTCGGCGGTCAGGACGGGCTGCCCCACCGGTATCGGCTGATCTCGAGGGGGCATGCCCGAGTGCTTCGGACGAAAGAAGTCGGCATCGTGGTGCGACCGGGCGATATGTTCCGGATCGAATCCTCCGGAGGCGGAGGCTACGGCGATCCCACACTGCGCGCGCCCGCGGCCCGCGCCGCCGATCTCGCGAACGGATTCGTCACCGTCCGTCACGCGCGGCCCGGGCGAGCAGCGCCGCGCACGCGGTCGCCCTCGACGCTGAGACGCGCCGGGACGGGGTGACGTGTTCCGGATCGGGATCGACGTGGGCGGGACGTTCACCGATCTGGTCGCGGTCGATGACGCCGGCCGCGTCGCCCTTGCCAAGTCACCCACGACCCCGGAGGATCCGTCCCGCGGCGTAATGGCGGGGCTGGACGCGCTTGCGCAAGACCTCGGGCGAGATCTGGCCTCGCTGCTCGCCGAGACCGAACGGCTCGTGCACGGAACCACGGTGGCGACCAACGCGCTCGTGGAGCGCAAAGGGGCGCGGGTGGGGTTGCTCACCACCGAAGGCCATCGCGACGTGCTCGAGATGCGGGAGGGCTTGAAGGACGATCGCTACAACCTGCGGATGCCCCCGCCGGT contains:
- a CDS encoding hydantoinase B/oxoprolinase family protein, with protein sequence MVLARLDRITVSVIQHRFVAIVAEMGEAMLRTAYSQILNSSRDFSTALTDGEGRLVAQAEHVPIHVGALPWAVRSVAEYFSGRIRPGDLYLLNDPYHGGNHLPDLTVLLPVFADGCLLFWSINRAHQSDIGGSTHGAYNPGATEIWQEGIRVPPLKLYDAGDLRDDVMQMIALNVRHSRDFLGDLRASMGSARLGERRLLRLVAEYGAECVSAAVEEILDGTERQTRACIRSWKNGVYRGEAILDDDGHGARDIAVRATVTKADSALIIDLTESAPQVAGFVNSSYPNTMSAVFMALAYLIDPDIPKNDGTVRPVTVRAKQGTVVWPHAPAPVTLSTNHCGQEIGEAIIKALAGACPERAVAGWSRRFRIALRGVDPRTGRPFIWHMFHARGGGGASAAGDGWPTAGEGQAAGGIKFGSVEVTEVRFPLFLRRHEFRPDSGGAGKFRGGVGSVLEMRADVTAPAVANTAGDGVRHAPYGLFGGQDGLPHRYRLISRGHARVLRTKEVGIVVRPGDMFRIESSGGGGYGDPTLRAPAARAADLANGFVTVRHARPGRAAPRTRSPSTLRRAGTG